The following are encoded in a window of Ricinus communis isolate WT05 ecotype wild-type chromosome 4, ASM1957865v1, whole genome shotgun sequence genomic DNA:
- the LOC8283916 gene encoding beta-amyrin 28-monooxygenase, with protein sequence MDLNFLFLMSLPAFAVIALFAFKIRSKNGSKNLPPGSLGWPVIGETIEFLFGKPEKFVFDRMKKYSPEIFKTNILGEKTAVICGPNGHKFLFSNEQKLFTAFRPHSMQKIFRSYQSSAPPAQISREAEIKMLRSPGFLKPEALVRYLGTMDSITQQHMEYYWVGKDELKVFPLAKTLTLSLACRFFLGTHEPDKITRLVGNFDDITLGIHSIPVNFPGTIFNKANKAAAAIRKELRTIINEKKAAMETGGRMQDILSHMIMASDPTGKHMPEAEIADKIMGLLVAGYSTVATAMTFFMKYVGERPDIYAKVLAEQKEISEAKKDGELLEWNDIQKMKYSWNVMYEVMRLTPPLQGTFREALTDFTFAGYTIPKGWKVYWTVSTANKNPDYFPNPEEFDPSRYEDDKRLPAFTFVPFGGGPRMCPGKEYARLAILTFINNVVKRFKWEVAIPQEKVIGDMMPTPEKGLPICLISH encoded by the exons ATGGatctcaattttcttttcttgatgtCTTTGCCTGCATTTGCTGTAATTGCTCTCTTTGCTTTCAAGATCCGATCTAAAAATGGTTCCAAGAACCTGCCACCAGGGAGTTTAGGATGGCCAGTAATTGGGGAAACTATTGAGTTTTTGTTTGGTAAACCAGAAAAGTTTGTTTTTGACAGGATGAAGAAATACTCTCCTGAAATATTCAAGACAAACATTCTTGGAGAGAAAACAGCAGTTATATGTGGTCCTAATGGACATAAGTTTCTGTTCTCTAATGAACAAAAGCTTTTCACTGCATTTCGTCCTCATTCCATGCAGAAGATATTTCGTTCATATCAATCTTCTGCTCCTCCTGCTCAAATTTCTCGCGAAGCTGAGATCAAAATGTTAAGGTCACCTGGGTTCTTGAAGCCTGAAGCTTTGGTTAGATACTTAGGGACAATGGACTCAATCACACAGCAGCATATGGAATATTATTGGGTAGGCAAAGATGAACTGAAGGTGTTTCCTCTTGCCAAGACTCTAACTCTATCTCTTGCCTGTCGATTTTTCTTGGGTACTCACGAACCTGACAAGATAACTAGACTTGTTGGCAATTTTGATGATATAACTCTTGGTATACATTCCATTCCTGTTAACTTCCCTGGAACCATTTTTAACAAAGCCAATAAGGCTGCGGCTGCCATCAGAAAGGAGCTAAGAACGATAATCAATGAGAAAAAGGCAGCAATGGAGACAGGAGGACGTATGCAGGATATACTTTCCCATATGATTATGGCCTCTGATCCTACTGGAAAACATATGCCAGAAGCTGAGATTGCTGACAAGATTATGGGATTACTAGTTGCAGGATATAGTACGGTGGCTACTGCTATGACTTTCTTCATGAAGTATGTTGGAGAGCGACCTGACATTTATGCTAAGGTCCTAGCTG AGCAGAAGGAGATTTCAGAAGCTAAAAAGGATGGAGAACTGCTGGAATGGAATGACATTCAGAAGATGAAGTACTCTTGGAATGTAATGTACGAGGTGATGAGGCTAACACCTCCACTCCAGGGCACTTTCAGAGAGGCATTGACTGATTTTACTTTTGCTGGTTACACTATTCCCAAGGGATGGAAG GTATATTGGACTGTGAGTACAGCAAACAAGAACCCAGACTACTTCCCAAATCCTGAAGAATTTGATCCATCAAGATATGAAGATGATAAGAGACTTCCAGCTTTCACATTTGTACCATTTGGAGGTGGACCACGGATGTGTCCAGGAAAAGAGTATGCTAGATTAGCAATTCTGACTTTCATTAACAATGTGGTAAAGAGGTTCAAGTGGGAAGTTGCCATTCCACAAGAAAAAGTCATTGGTGATATGATGCCAACCCCAGAAAAGGGCCTCCCAATTTGCCTTATTTCACACTAA
- the LOC125369862 gene encoding zinc finger BED domain-containing protein RICESLEEPER 3-like encodes MAEEQNSIVPENDKYKQPIEDGFAEYEVSKKRAKSTSIVWEHFELIRNDTNDAKAKCKHCKSILGAATKNGTSHLRRHLTKCSKHGNADIKQFLIGSEVLSDGSNSIKNYKFDHDVLRHCISMFVVEGSHPFTILEEKGFRRMLCKACPQFRAYSRHTLKRDILSLYVKERDNLREMIFNAPGKIYLTTDNWKSQHTKVEYIFITAHFIDDKWKLQKRILRFRALVPPYDGLCIADEIDLFLSQWNLKHKIFSITADNASYNDTMISILNGRLATKEFLVYNGEFFQIRCCAHILNLIVQSCLDSISDIINKIREIMKYIDKSQIRKKKVF; translated from the coding sequence aTGGCTGAGGAACAAAATTCCATAGTACCCGAAAATGACAAATATAAACAGCCCATTGAGGATGGCTTTGCAGAATATGAAGTTTCCAAAAAGCGAGCAAAGAGTACTTCAATTGTTTGGGAACATTTTGAGCTAATCAGAAATGATACAAATGATGCCAAAGCGAAATGTAAGCACTGTAAGTCTATTTTGGGTGCTGCTACAAAAAATGGAACATCACATTTAAGGCGTCATTTAACTAAATGCTCAAAACATGGAAATGCAGATATTAAACAATTTCTTATAGGTAGTGAAGTATTAAGTGATGGGAGTAATTCTATAAAGAATTATAAGTTTGATCATGATGTATTGCGCCATTGCATTAGCATGTTTGTTGTTGAAGGTTCTCATCCTTTTACTATTTTGGAAGAAAAGGGTTTTAGGCGCATGTTGTGTAAGGCGTGTCCTCAATTTAGAGCATATAGTAGGCATACTCTAAAAAGAGACATTCTTTCTTTGTATGTGAAAGAAAGGGATAACCTTAGAGAAATGATTTTCAATGCTCCtggtaaaatttatttgacaACTGATAATTGGAAGAGTCAACATACAAAAGTTGAGTATATTTTCATTACTGCTCATTTTATTGATGATAAGTGGAAACTACAAAAGAGAATTTTGAGATTTAGAGCATTAGTTCCACCTTATGACGGCCTGTGCATAGCTGATGAGATTGACTTATTTTTATCTCAATGGAATTTGaagcataaaatattttcaatcaCTGCTGATAATGCTTCTTACAATGATACTATGATTTCTATCCTTAATGGTCGTCTCGCAACAAAAGAGTTCCTTGTATATAATGGAGAGTTTTTTCAAATCCGTTGTTGTGCTCATATCTTAAACTTAATCGTACAATCATGTTTGGATAGTATCagtgatattattaataagatcaGAGAAATTATGAAGTATATTGATAAATCACAGATAcgtaaaaaaaaagttttttga